A single window of Litorilinea aerophila DNA harbors:
- a CDS encoding translation initiation factor, producing the protein MATQDRRIVFSTDPEPESEHQAVSLPANPAAAIPSLQQNFPVRVFLERKGRGGKTVCVIKGVMSPPAGKQALLKLLKQRLGTGGAVKGDNLEIQGDHRETIVAMLRELGYQAKAAGG; encoded by the coding sequence ATGGCAACGCAAGATCGTCGGATCGTCTTCTCCACCGATCCTGAGCCCGAAAGCGAGCATCAGGCCGTGTCGTTGCCGGCCAACCCGGCGGCAGCGATCCCCAGCCTCCAGCAGAACTTTCCGGTGCGCGTCTTCCTGGAGCGCAAAGGCCGGGGCGGCAAGACCGTCTGTGTCATCAAAGGGGTCATGAGCCCGCCGGCGGGCAAACAGGCCCTCCTCAAACTGCTCAAACAGCGGTTGGGCACCGGCGGCGCCGTCAAGGGAGACAACCTGGAGATCCAGGGCGATCACCGGGAAACGATTGTGGCGATGCTGCGGGAGCTGGGCTATCAGGCCAAGGCCGC
- a CDS encoding O-acetyl-ADP-ribose deacetylase, whose translation MKAERLEIVQGDITTLAVDAIVNAANSSLLGGGGVDGAIHRAAGPGLLAECRTLGGCPTGEARITGGYNLPARHVIHTVGPIWRGGTANEDELLARCYRNSLALAVAHGLKTIAFPSISTGAYGFPIRRASRIALRTIKEFLEQDQTLEKVILVCYSPRDFQEYQEAFQEIWIDPAPGP comes from the coding sequence ATGAAAGCGGAACGGCTGGAAATTGTGCAAGGCGACATCACCACCCTGGCGGTGGATGCCATCGTCAACGCGGCCAACTCCTCGCTGCTGGGGGGCGGCGGCGTGGACGGTGCCATCCATCGGGCGGCGGGGCCTGGGCTGCTGGCCGAGTGTCGCACCCTGGGCGGCTGTCCCACAGGCGAAGCTCGCATCACCGGCGGCTACAACCTGCCGGCCCGCCACGTGATCCACACGGTGGGGCCCATCTGGCGTGGAGGCACGGCCAACGAAGATGAGCTATTGGCCCGCTGCTATCGCAACTCCCTGGCCCTGGCAGTGGCCCATGGGCTGAAGACCATCGCCTTCCCGTCCATCAGCACCGGCGCCTACGGCTTTCCCATTCGGCGGGCCAGCCGCATCGCGCTGCGGACGATCAAGGAATTTCTGGAGCAGGACCAAACCCTGGAGAAGGTGATCCTGGTCTGCTACTCGCCGCGGGATTTCCAGGAATACCAGGAAGCTTTTCAAGAAATCTGGATTGATCCGGCGCCTGGGCCGTGA